The Benincasa hispida cultivar B227 chromosome 9, ASM972705v1, whole genome shotgun sequence genome has a segment encoding these proteins:
- the LOC120086844 gene encoding tRNA (guanine-N(7)-)-methyltransferase non-catalytic subunit wdr4: protein MEETTVEEGDTNKDVEVAPALIAVHPTEKFVAVAVGSDLRVYDLVGNSAVSLVDESGEPYHKDSIRTICYGSKGNLFVSAGDDKTVKIWATESWRCIYNVVSEKRVSAAAISPNGLHVCFADKFGVIWVVDLDGGVDGNQPLVNKKAVSLLSHYCSIITSLEFSLDGKFLVSADRDFKIRVTTFPTKPVNEAHEIQSFCLGHTDFVSCIAFISSLECSHGFLISGSGDLTVRLWDILSGSLLYTCEIGDKVELLESKEREGCHSAVTSLCTIANGALVAVAVQSLHGIILLNCDLSNHTLSVVKVVSISEETFIPTSLSTCWSTGYLWMVTGASSLHNLGHSSLARVKVISGFNKDNPDSTTNEVSILEDDAIPGGMKLLEKLQGGVTFDEKVFLAAAEAVKTAMSNLLTKKQYSTEKRDFRKRTRNDRKLKQ from the exons ATGGAAGAGACGACGGTAGAAGAAGGCGATACCAACAAAGATGTTGAGGTTGCTCCAGCCTTAATTGCAGTTCACCCAACTGAGAAATTTGTTGCCGTCGCCGTTGGCTCCGACCTGCGTGTATACGATCTcgt AGGTAATTCTGCGGTTTCTTTGGTTGATGAATCTGGGGAACCGTATCATAAAGACTCCATTAGAACGATTTGTTATGGTTCGAAAGGGAACCTTTTTGTATCTGCTGGTGATGATAAGACGGTTAAGATTTGGGCTACCGAGTCTTGGCGCTGTATTTATAATGT GGTTTCTGAAAAACGAGTGAGTGCAGCTGCCATTAGCCCTAATGGTCTGCATGTTTGTTTTGCTGACAAGTTTGGGGTTATCTGGGTTGTGGATCTTGATGGAGGCGTTGATGGAAATCAGCCTCTGGTTAACAAGAAGGCAGTGTCCTTGCTTTCACATTATTGCAGTATAATCACGAGCTTG GAATTCTCACTGGATGGGAAGTTCTTAGTTAGTGCGGACCGTGATTTTAAAATTCGG GTGACAACATTTCCCACAAAACCTGTGAATGAAGCTCATGAGATTCAAAGTTTTTGTCTAGGCCATACAGA TTTCGTATCCTGCATAGCCTTCATTTCTAGCCTGGAGTGCTCACATGGGTTTCTCATCTCTGGAAGTGGCGATTTAACT GTACGCTTATGGGATATTCTCTCTGGATCACTCCTTTACACTTGTGAAATTGGAGATAAG GTAGAACTCttagagtctaaagaaagagaGGGCTGCCATTCAGCTGTCACAAGTCTCTGCACGATAGCCAATGGTGCCCTTGTTGCGGTGGCGGTTCAAAG CTTGCATGGAATAATTCTACTGAACTGTGACCTGTCAAATCATACTCTATCTGTAGTCAAG GTGGTTTCTATAAGTGAGGAGACATTCATCCCGACGAGCTTATCGACCTGTTGGTCGACTGGGTACCTATGGATGGTAACCGGTGCCTCCAGTTTGCACAATTTGGGGCACTCCTCTCTGGCCCGTGTCAAGGTCATCAGTGGTTTCAACAAGGACAATCCCGATTCCACCACAAATGAGGTATCCATACTGGAAGATGATGCAATACCCGGGGGAATGAAGCTACTTGAAAAATTGCAGGGAGGTGTGACATTCGACGAGAAAGTGTTCTTGGCAGCTGCTGAAGCTGTAAAAACTGCAATGAGCAATCTGTTGACTAAGAAACAGTATTCCACAGAGAAGAGGGACTTCAGAAAGAGAACAAGAAATGATAGGAAGCTTAAACAATGA
- the LOC120084763 gene encoding protein MARD1-like produces the protein MLRNRSRAVTGKQALMADQTSQSSSSSPSSYTKPLKNSFFGSPRFKAFSSTNDHSVISPTSVLDSKPFFSLQNPFKPNPNTTPNKKVTIFPENKGPKKPIGLALIEDKNDSKPTKSVIFSAKLRVQIPPPESTMDGGGEMGNGLLMTVEEMEVCEEYTCVKRHGPNAKITHIFDNFVVKSSVDDYGSPHNFSMADVRKKKIMKKNNTDFLSFCYTCKNDLQLTNDIYIYRGEKAFCSQECRNQEMLLDEEEEEYSS, from the exons atgttGAGGAATAGATCTAGAGCTGTAACTGGAAAACAAGCATTAATGGCAGATCAAacctctcaatcttcttcttcttctccatcttCTTATACAAAACCACTTAAAAATTCCTTCTTTGGATCTCCAAGATTCAAAGCTTTTTCATCAACAAATGATCACTCTGTTATTAGCCCAACTTCTGTTCTTGATTCCAAACCATTTTTCTCTTTACAAAATCCTTTCAAACCAAATCCCAATACTACCCCCAACAAAAAAGTTACAATTTTCCCAGAAAACAAAGGCCCAAAGAAGCCCATTGGGCTTGCTTTAATTGAGGATAAAAATGATTCCAAGCCCACTAAGAGTGTCATCTTTAGTGCTAAACTTCGTGTTCAAATCCCTCCGCCGGAATCCACCATGGACGGCGGCGGAGAGATGGGTAATGGGTTGTTGATGACGGTGGAGGAGATGGAAGTTTGTGAAGAGTATACTTGTGTGAAAAGACATGGGCCTAATGCTAAAATTACTCAtatttttgataattttgtGGTCAAAAGCTCTGTTGATGATTATGGTTCTCCTCACAATTTTTCAATGGCGgatgtgaggaagaagaagatcatgAAGAAGAACAACACTGACTTTCTTAGCTTTTGTTATACTTGCAAGAATGATCTTCAGCTCACCAATGACATCTATATTTACAG AGGTGAGAAAGCTTTTTGCAGCCAGGAATGTCGCAACCAAGAAATGCTTTTggatgaagaagaggaagaatatTCATCTTAG